A stretch of Sphingorhabdus sp. YGSMI21 DNA encodes these proteins:
- a CDS encoding LOG family protein — translation MTNKDLHDRRFYHAKEEAEFAEKAHLETAQTRDPAYRLAFQDTDFLLREELRPVRFQLELLKPEMLLDEAGIGSTLVMYGSARIPEPDKADALIEAAPDEDSRRIAERLKEKAKYYDEARNLARLASACGISDNGKRDFVVCSGGGPSIMEAANRGAADVGQESIGLNIVLPHEQAPNEFVTPSLSFQFHYFALRKMHFLLRARAVAVFPGGFGTLDEFLELVTLVQTGKMEKLPILLFGKTFWNRVINFDALADEGTISRRDLELFQFVETADEAWDIIQQFYELDCD, via the coding sequence ATGACCAATAAAGATCTCCACGACCGCCGCTTTTACCACGCCAAGGAAGAAGCCGAATTTGCCGAGAAGGCCCATTTGGAAACGGCGCAGACTCGCGATCCGGCTTATCGGCTGGCTTTTCAGGACACCGATTTCCTGCTCCGTGAGGAATTGCGGCCGGTCCGCTTCCAGCTCGAACTGCTCAAGCCGGAGATGCTGCTCGACGAAGCCGGTATCGGCTCCACTCTGGTAATGTACGGATCGGCGCGGATCCCCGAGCCGGACAAGGCCGACGCCTTGATCGAGGCGGCGCCTGACGAGGATTCCCGGAGAATCGCGGAACGGCTGAAAGAGAAAGCCAAATATTATGACGAAGCCCGCAATCTGGCGCGGCTGGCCAGCGCCTGCGGCATTTCGGACAATGGCAAGCGCGATTTCGTCGTCTGCTCCGGCGGCGGCCCGTCGATCATGGAGGCGGCCAATCGCGGCGCCGCCGATGTCGGCCAGGAGTCGATCGGACTGAATATCGTCCTGCCGCACGAGCAGGCGCCCAATGAATTTGTCACGCCGTCACTGAGTTTCCAGTTCCACTATTTCGCGCTGCGCAAGATGCACTTCCTGTTGCGTGCCCGTGCGGTAGCCGTGTTCCCGGGCGGTTTCGGGACGCTCGACGAGTTCCTCGAGCTGGTCACGCTGGTGCAGACCGGCAAGATGGAGAAGCTGCCGATATTGCTGTTCGGCAAGACCTTCTGGAATCGCGTGATCAACTTCGACGCGCTCGCCGACGAAGGCACGATCAGCCGCAGGGACCTCGAACTGTTCCAGTTTGTAGAAACTGCAGACGAGGCCTGGGATATTATCCAGCAATTTTACGAACTGGATTGCGACTAG
- a CDS encoding phosphoserine transaminase: MTDTTIPTPELRPDCPNFSSGPTAKFPGWSLDKLNTIAMGRSHRSATGKARLKYAIDLSRELLGIPDDYLIGIVPASDTGAVELAMWNMLGARPVTVAAWESFGNVWIQDAVKQLKPADLTVLEADYGEIPDLTTIDKGDDIVFTWNGTTSGARIPDTDWIADDREGVTINDATSAVFAQPMDWSKLDATTYSWQKVMGSEAGHGMLILSPRAVERIESYTPSWPLPKIFRVKKGDKLNTAIFEGATINTPSLLATEDYIASLEWAKSIGGLSELHARADRNAKTVHDWLEATPWMRNMVSDPAKWTNTGVCMVFQGEWYDSLDEDAKASVPKKIAAMLEKMDIAYDFNGYRDAPPSLRIWCGSTVEQEDVRRLLLWIEWAYAQVKAELP, from the coding sequence ATGACTGATACGACTATACCGACGCCAGAATTGCGTCCTGACTGCCCGAATTTTTCTTCGGGTCCCACAGCCAAATTTCCCGGCTGGTCCCTCGACAAACTCAACACCATCGCCATGGGCCGTTCGCATCGTTCCGCGACCGGCAAGGCGCGCCTGAAATATGCTATCGACCTCAGTCGCGAGCTGCTCGGCATCCCCGACGACTATCTGATCGGCATCGTGCCGGCCTCCGATACCGGAGCCGTCGAACTGGCGATGTGGAACATGCTCGGCGCGCGTCCGGTGACGGTTGCAGCATGGGAAAGCTTCGGCAATGTCTGGATCCAGGACGCCGTGAAGCAGCTCAAGCCTGCCGACCTCACGGTCCTCGAAGCCGATTATGGTGAAATCCCGGACCTGACCACAATCGACAAGGGTGACGATATTGTCTTCACCTGGAACGGCACCACTTCGGGTGCGCGAATTCCCGATACCGACTGGATAGCGGACGACCGCGAAGGCGTGACGATCAACGACGCTACCAGCGCCGTCTTTGCCCAGCCGATGGACTGGTCGAAGCTCGATGCCACCACCTACAGCTGGCAGAAGGTCATGGGTTCCGAAGCCGGTCACGGCATGCTCATCCTCAGCCCGCGTGCCGTCGAGCGGATCGAAAGCTACACCCCGTCCTGGCCGTTGCCGAAAATCTTCCGGGTGAAAAAGGGCGACAAGCTCAACACCGCGATTTTCGAAGGCGCAACGATCAACACGCCGTCCCTGCTCGCGACCGAAGATTATATCGCTTCGCTCGAATGGGCAAAGTCGATCGGCGGCTTGTCCGAACTGCATGCCCGTGCCGACCGCAACGCCAAAACCGTCCACGACTGGCTCGAAGCCACGCCATGGATGCGCAATATGGTCAGCGATCCGGCCAAATGGACCAACACCGGCGTCTGCATGGTGTTCCAGGGCGAATGGTATGACAGCCTCGACGAAGACGCCAAGGCTTCCGTGCCCAAGAAGATCGCCGCAATGCTCGAAAAAATGGACATTGCCTATGATTTCAACGGCTATCGCGATGCGCCGCCGTCGCTGCGCATCTGGTGCGGTTCGACCGTCGAGCAGGAAGACGTTCGCCGTCTGCTGCTCTGGATCGAATGGGCCTATGCTCAGGTGAAAGCCGAGCTTCCCTAA
- the serA gene encoding phosphoglycerate dehydrogenase has product MPKVLISDKMDPKAAEIFRERGCEVDEITGQTPEELMKIIGEYDGLAIRSSTTVTPEILEAATNLKVVGRAGIGVDNVDIPAASAKGVVVMNTPFGNSITTAEHAIALMFALARQLPAADLSTQAGKWEKSKFMGVELTSKTLGLIGAGNIGSIVAERAIGLRMKVVAYDPFLTEERAVEMGVEKVSLDDLLARADFITMHTPLTDQTRNILSAEALAKTKPGVRIINCARGGLIDEAALKEALESGHVAGAALDVYAQEPAKENALFGTPNLICTPHLGASTSEAQVNVAIQVAEQMADYLVNGGVENALNMPSLSAEQAPKLKPYMALATQLGSLVGQLAADQIKGVSVEVEGAAAELDQKPITAAVLAGLMRAYSDTVNMVNAPYLAKERGLDVREIRHEREGDYHTLVRVSVTTDEGEKSVAGTLFGSSGPRLVEMFGIKVEADMEGDMLYIVNRDEPGFIGRVGSTLGEAGVNIGTFHLGRRSDAPGGEAVLLLSIDSPVEEPVLWSVCQLEGVKTVKALSF; this is encoded by the coding sequence ATGCCAAAAGTACTTATTTCCGACAAAATGGACCCGAAAGCCGCCGAGATTTTCCGCGAACGCGGTTGCGAAGTTGACGAAATCACCGGCCAGACACCGGAAGAGCTGATGAAGATCATCGGTGAATATGACGGCCTTGCCATTCGCTCCTCGACCACGGTCACTCCCGAAATACTGGAAGCCGCGACCAATCTGAAAGTGGTCGGCCGCGCCGGTATCGGTGTCGACAATGTCGATATTCCCGCCGCTTCCGCCAAGGGCGTTGTGGTAATGAACACGCCATTCGGCAACAGCATCACCACAGCAGAACATGCCATTGCGCTGATGTTCGCGCTCGCGCGCCAGCTTCCCGCCGCCGACTTGTCGACTCAGGCCGGCAAATGGGAAAAATCCAAATTCATGGGCGTCGAGCTGACCAGCAAGACGCTCGGCCTGATCGGCGCCGGCAATATCGGTTCGATTGTAGCCGAACGCGCCATCGGCCTGCGGATGAAGGTTGTCGCCTATGACCCGTTCCTCACCGAGGAGCGCGCGGTTGAAATGGGTGTCGAGAAAGTCTCGCTGGACGATTTGCTCGCCCGCGCCGACTTTATCACCATGCACACCCCGCTCACTGACCAGACACGCAATATCCTGTCTGCCGAAGCGCTCGCCAAGACCAAGCCGGGCGTGCGGATCATCAACTGCGCACGCGGCGGCCTGATCGACGAAGCGGCCTTGAAAGAAGCTCTCGAATCCGGCCACGTTGCCGGCGCGGCCTTGGACGTTTATGCTCAGGAACCGGCAAAGGAAAACGCGTTGTTTGGCACGCCTAACCTGATCTGCACACCGCATCTCGGAGCGTCGACCAGCGAGGCACAGGTAAATGTGGCAATCCAGGTCGCCGAGCAGATGGCCGACTATCTGGTCAATGGCGGCGTCGAAAATGCGCTCAACATGCCAAGCCTCTCGGCTGAACAGGCACCGAAGCTGAAACCCTATATGGCGCTTGCCACCCAGCTTGGTTCTCTCGTCGGCCAACTCGCAGCCGACCAGATCAAGGGCGTATCCGTTGAAGTGGAAGGCGCAGCCGCAGAGCTGGACCAGAAGCCAATTACGGCAGCGGTTCTGGCCGGACTGATGCGGGCCTATAGCGACACCGTCAACATGGTCAACGCGCCCTATCTGGCGAAGGAACGCGGTCTCGACGTTCGCGAAATCCGTCACGAGCGCGAGGGCGACTATCACACTCTGGTCCGCGTTTCGGTGACAACGGACGAAGGCGAAAAATCGGTTGCCGGCACTTTGTTCGGATCGTCCGGGCCACGCTTGGTCGAGATGTTCGGCATCAAGGTCGAGGCGGATATGGAAGGCGACATGCTCTATATCGTCAACCGCGACGAGCCCGGCTTTATCGGGCGCGTCGGTTCGACGCTGGGCGAGGCGGGCGTCAATATCGGCACCTTCCACCTTGGCCGTCGCAGCGATGCTCCGGGTGGCGAAGCTGTATTACTGCTGTCGATCGATTCACCGGTCGAAGAGCCCGTCCTCTGGTCGGTCTGTCAGCTGGAAGGCGTCAAAACGGTCAAGGCCTTGAGCTTTTGA
- a CDS encoding extensin family protein has protein sequence MTMKSYNVRQTRAVALLGLVSLMVSACGAIPAGSSSGQSQRPQASAGLGSFNPTAAARQCYSDLGKANVRFSPLPNRQFSGGCSQIDSIKLLDVGADVTNLGPVKCELAGKFAAWTEYAVKRAARKYLGSDLKRIETMGSYSCRNIAGSGKLSQHAHANAIDVSAFVLTDGRRITVENNWKSGRQEMQFLAAIHDSACKRFGTVLSPNYNAAHRDHFHLDMSGNGYCR, from the coding sequence ATGACAATGAAATCGTATAACGTTCGCCAGACGCGCGCTGTTGCGCTTCTGGGCCTAGTCTCCTTGATGGTCAGCGCATGTGGGGCAATACCGGCGGGTAGCAGCAGCGGTCAATCTCAGCGGCCACAAGCCTCCGCCGGTCTCGGCTCCTTCAATCCGACAGCGGCAGCGCGGCAATGTTACAGCGACCTTGGCAAGGCCAATGTCCGTTTCTCTCCCTTGCCCAATCGCCAGTTCAGCGGAGGGTGCAGCCAGATCGACAGTATCAAGCTGCTCGATGTCGGCGCGGACGTGACCAATCTCGGCCCGGTCAAATGCGAGTTGGCCGGCAAATTTGCCGCCTGGACCGAATATGCCGTCAAACGCGCGGCCCGCAAATATCTCGGTAGCGATCTCAAGCGGATCGAAACGATGGGCAGCTATAGTTGCCGCAATATCGCCGGGTCGGGTAAATTGTCGCAACATGCCCATGCCAATGCGATCGACGTATCCGCTTTCGTGCTCACCGACGGTCGGCGTATCACGGTCGAGAATAACTGGAAAAGCGGGCGCCAGGAAATGCAGTTTCTCGCCGCAATCCACGACAGTGCCTGCAAACGCTTCGGCACTGTTCTCAGTCCGAACTACAATGCCGCTCATCGCGATCATTTCCATCTCGATATGAGCGGAAACGGATATTGCCGCTAG
- a CDS encoding cytochrome c family protein yields the protein MSNNNTIAGWVLAGGIAALGFSILSSKYFHAGQHERPEVMGYAIEGVESAGGGDTGPAIETLLQTADAAAGEKVFAKCAACHTINQGGANGIGPNLWDTMGKPHGHVAGFAYSDALKSVPGNWDWAAMDAWLTSPRKYANGTKMTFAGLGKAEDRANLMVYLNAQGSNIPLPPPPAVEEPAADEAEAEAGADAEAEEAVEADAAAAEE from the coding sequence ATGAGCAACAATAACACCATCGCAGGTTGGGTACTGGCTGGCGGCATCGCGGCCCTCGGCTTTTCCATTCTCAGCAGCAAATATTTCCACGCCGGCCAGCACGAACGCCCCGAAGTCATGGGCTATGCGATCGAAGGCGTTGAATCCGCCGGTGGTGGTGACACGGGTCCTGCTATCGAGACCCTGCTGCAGACGGCCGATGCCGCGGCCGGTGAGAAGGTCTTCGCCAAATGCGCAGCCTGCCACACGATCAACCAGGGCGGTGCCAATGGCATTGGACCGAACCTGTGGGACACGATGGGCAAGCCGCATGGCCATGTCGCCGGCTTTGCCTATAGCGATGCGCTGAAAAGCGTTCCGGGCAACTGGGACTGGGCCGCCATGGACGCCTGGCTGACCTCGCCGCGCAAATATGCCAATGGCACGAAGATGACCTTCGCCGGCCTCGGCAAGGCCGAAGACCGCGCCAATCTGATGGTCTATCTGAACGCGCAGGGATCGAACATCCCGCTGCCGCCTCCACCGGCGGTTGAAGAACCGGCAGCGGACGAAGCGGAAGCGGAAGCCGGCGCTGATGCCGAGGCTGAAGAAGCGGTTGAAGCGGACGCAGCTGCGGCTGAAGAATAA
- a CDS encoding PepSY domain-containing protein, translating into MKNSTIAVAIATILATTGFSAPALATGKMTCDAGPQSGWKTQAQLEAALVEQGWTVKKSKVDGGCYEVYGTTPEGEPVEAYFHPVSLEKLLVSRRGKVLFRKQ; encoded by the coding sequence ATGAAAAATTCCACAATTGCCGTAGCGATCGCTACCATATTGGCGACCACCGGATTTTCCGCACCCGCCCTCGCGACGGGCAAGATGACCTGCGATGCAGGACCCCAATCCGGCTGGAAAACGCAGGCCCAACTCGAAGCGGCGCTGGTAGAACAGGGCTGGACGGTCAAAAAATCCAAGGTCGATGGCGGCTGCTATGAAGTTTATGGCACCACTCCGGAAGGCGAACCGGTAGAGGCCTATTTTCACCCTGTATCGCTCGAAAAACTGCTGGTTTCACGCCGCGGCAAGGTTCTTTTCCGCAAGCAATAG